The stretch of DNA ATGGTGGAGTAGCAACTAATATAGTTTGTCCAGAAGTTATTATTGAAGCAGAAACTAGAAGTACAGTAATAGAAAGTCTAGAGAAGCAAACAGCCCATATGATAGAGACTTTTGAAAATGCAGCCAAAAAATTTGGTGGAGAAGTTGAAATAAGTGTAAATAGATTATTTGGCCAATTTGTAATTGATGAAAATGATGAAATTGTAAATAAGGCTAAAAAAGCATTAAAAGCTATTGGTATAGAAGGAAAAACAACATCAACAGGTGGCGGAAGTGATACTAATGTATTTAATGGTAATGGCTTAAAGGCTATAAATTTATCTAGTGGAGAAAGAAAACCTCATACATTAGAAGAACATATGAAAATAGAAGATTTGGAAATATTATCAAAATTAATAGTTGAATTAGCAAGAGTATAAAAAAGGTGGAATTAAATTCCACCTTTTTTATAAAGAAAATCTAAAAGTTAACACATACCATTATTTCCACCACCAGCATTTCCGCCAGGGCAGCCTGACATATTATTACTAGTATTAGTGTTATTAGGTTGAGTGTTATGTTGTTTATAAACATTCATAATCTCATTAGCTCTTGATTGAAGTGTTACTAAGCTATCTTTATACTCAGAATTTTCAGGGTCAAGATCAGTAGCTGTTTTAATATGATTTACAGCTGTATCAAACCAACCCTTTTTCAAAGAGATAAATCCTTGAAGGTAATTCCATTCTGCAGAATTTCTATGATCAATTAGATTTAATTTAGATTCTGCTAAAACAAAATTATTATTTTCAATCAAGTTTCTAATTTCTTTGTATAAATTTCCGTTTATTAATAAATCATAAGCTATGTTTGCATCAGTTAAAGCTTTTTCAGTTGAAGAATTAACAGAAAGATTATTCATGTTTACATTAAATTTTGCAAGTACATTATTGTAAGCATTTTTGATTTCATCTGTAGATGAGTCTGGTTGAACTCCTAACACTTTATATGGATCCACTTTTAATTCACCCCTTAAATAATTTTAATAGTACTACTTTAAATATATTTTAAGATTTCAATATTATTCTAATAATTAAATTAAAGAATTGTTACAAAAAAAATTATTTTAATTAAACAAGCAAGTTTTATAAAAAGAAAAATCGGATTTCTAAAATAGAAATCCGATTTTATTTAGGCAAAAAAAGTATTTTATATTTTAATTAAAGTAGAGCTTGGCATCCGGCGAAGGACAAACCAAGCTCTACAGGTAATTAGCACTTAACGTACCAACTGCTAGTATATAATACCATGATGGTAAAATAAATTCAACAAGAATTTTATGGTAAATAGATTATAAGAAATAAATTTATAAATATATTGGCAAATTTATATATAGTATGGTAAGTTAATAATTATGAAATTAGAATTAGAGGAGAAAAGCAAATGACAAGATTTAAAAAGGTTTATATAGAAACCACTAATATATGCAATTTAAGTTGTAATTTTTGTCCTAAGACTAAAAGAAAACCAATGTTTATGGATGTGAAGGCATTTACTTATATAGTTAAAAGTATAAAACCTTATACAAATCATATATATTTTCATTTAATGGGGGAACCTTTTCTAAATAAAAATATAGAAGAATTTTTAAGAATAAGTAATGATGAAAATTTAAAAGTGAATATTACCACAAATGGAACATTAATTAATGAGGTTAAAGATATTTTATTAAAATCAAAGGCTTTAAGACAATTAAATATTTCACTTCATAGTTTTGAAGCAAATACTGAAAATGTAGATTTTAATAAGTATATAAAAGATATAATTAATTTTATTATAGAAGCTACTGAAACAACAGATATAATATGCTCATTAAGATTATGGAATATGGATAGTGAAGAATTAAAGGCAAGCAACAAATTAAATAATGATATATTTAGTTTATTGGAAGAAATGTTAAAATTAGATATTAATTTAAGAGAAACTTTAAGTCAAAAAAATGGAGTAAAGCTTAAAAAAAATATATATATTAATATGGCAGAAAAATTTAACTGGCCTAATATAGATCTTAAAAATGAAGAGCAAGAAATATTTTGTTATGGATTAAGAGATCAAATTGGAATATTAGTAGATGGAACTGTAGTCCCTTGTTGTCTAGATAGCGAAGGTAATATACCCTTAGGAAATATTTTTAAAATGCCTATAGATAATATTATAAACTCAAAAAGAGCACAGGATATTTATGATGGATTTTCAAGAAGGTGTGCAGTTGAAGATTTATGCAAAAGATGTGGATATGCTAAAAGGTATAAAAAGTAATAGCATATTTTAGGCGGAGGTAGTAAATGAAACATATTTATAATTTAGCGTTTAAAATGGCTATATCTGCAACAGTTGCTTTAATATTTGCCAATTCTTTAAATTTAAAGTTTGGGCCAGTTGCTGCAGTAATAGCTATATTAAGTATACAAGATACTAGAAAAAAGGCTTTAATAGTAGGCAGGAATAGAGCCTTTGCATGTTTGATAGGACAAGGAATATCATTTGTTCTATATATTTTTATTGGACAAAATCCAATAGTTTTTGGACTTTTTCTTATAATATTTATTCCATTAACATCTAAATTAAAGATTGAAGAAGGTATGATAGCAGCGGTGGTTTTATCAACCCATTTATTAGTAGCTGAAAATATAAATTTTTATTGGATTGTAAATGAAATCCTTATTATGTTAATTGGTATAGGGACTTCAGCAATTGCTAATTTATTTATGCCATCATTAGAACATAAATTTAAGAAAAATAAAGATTATATAGAAGAATCTTTTAGAGTAATATTGTTTAAGATGTCAAAGTCTTTACTTACTCATACAGTAGATATTGATGAAGCAAAATTAATGAATGAGTTAGAAAGAAATTTAGATGAAAGTAAAAATACAGCGTATAAGATAGTAAACAATAATTTCTTTAAAACAAATTCATATCATACCGATTATATAAATATGAGATTAAATCAATTTGATACTATAAAAAGAATGAGACTACATTTTGATAAATTTTCAATGTCTTTTAAACAAACTACTATAATGGCAAACTTTATAAAAGAAGTAGCTAAAAATATAAAAGAAGCTAATGATTGTAGAGAGCTACTTAGAAAATTAAATATATTAAGAGCTGAATTTAAAAAAATGGAGTTACCAAAAACCAGAGAAGAATTTGAAAATAGATCACAATTACTTCAGCTTTTAAATGATATGGAGGAATTCTTAGAAATAAAAAGGAATTTTGTGAAGAGTTCTTTAAAACATGAAATTTAGTATGTCATCATGAATTAGTAAAACAAGGAAATATTGACAAATATTTAGAATAGATATAATATAATAGTATAAAAGTTAATAAGTTTCTTCAGGGCAGGGTGAAAATCCCTACCGGCGGTAAAGCCCGCGAGCTATTTTTAGCATGATTCGGTGAAATTCCGAGGCCGACAGTATAGTCTGGATGAGAGAAGAAAAATTTAAATTTAAAACTATGATTATATTTATAGA from Clostridium chauvoei encodes:
- a CDS encoding aromatic acid exporter family protein, encoding MKHIYNLAFKMAISATVALIFANSLNLKFGPVAAVIAILSIQDTRKKALIVGRNRAFACLIGQGISFVLYIFIGQNPIVFGLFLIIFIPLTSKLKIEEGMIAAVVLSTHLLVAENINFYWIVNEILIMLIGIGTSAIANLFMPSLEHKFKKNKDYIEESFRVILFKMSKSLLTHTVDIDEAKLMNELERNLDESKNTAYKIVNNNFFKTNSYHTDYINMRLNQFDTIKRMRLHFDKFSMSFKQTTIMANFIKEVAKNIKEANDCRELLRKLNILRAEFKKMELPKTREEFENRSQLLQLLNDMEEFLEIKRNFVKSSLKHEI
- a CDS encoding J domain-containing protein — encoded protein: MDPYKVLGVQPDSSTDEIKNAYNNVLAKFNVNMNNLSVNSSTEKALTDANIAYDLLINGNLYKEIRNLIENNNFVLAESKLNLIDHRNSAEWNYLQGFISLKKGWFDTAVNHIKTATDLDPENSEYKDSLVTLQSRANEIMNVYKQHNTQPNNTNTSNNMSGCPGGNAGGGNNGMC
- a CDS encoding radical SAM/SPASM domain-containing protein translates to MTRFKKVYIETTNICNLSCNFCPKTKRKPMFMDVKAFTYIVKSIKPYTNHIYFHLMGEPFLNKNIEEFLRISNDENLKVNITTNGTLINEVKDILLKSKALRQLNISLHSFEANTENVDFNKYIKDIINFIIEATETTDIICSLRLWNMDSEELKASNKLNNDIFSLLEEMLKLDINLRETLSQKNGVKLKKNIYINMAEKFNWPNIDLKNEEQEIFCYGLRDQIGILVDGTVVPCCLDSEGNIPLGNIFKMPIDNIINSKRAQDIYDGFSRRCAVEDLCKRCGYAKRYKK